A single Lolium perenne isolate Kyuss_39 chromosome 6, Kyuss_2.0, whole genome shotgun sequence DNA region contains:
- the LOC139832478 gene encoding uncharacterized protein, whose amino-acid sequence MGATRLRCLGDSDLVASQTSGTCDATDANMIAYKRAVDRAGASFAGHVIEWVDRRKNEEADALARLGSKRLQPPPGVVLDILSHPSVRAPRELDIAEPPAPDSTLVALASDSVDWTEPYLSYLERQILPMDEAKARAILRRCKSFTIINKELYKRSVSGVFQRCVATDEGRKILCDIHAGDCGHHAGARSIVAKAFRHGFYWPTAHEDAIALVRSCAGCQKYASQSHMPGSALKTIPLPGHSPSGVWTW is encoded by the coding sequence atgggcgcaacacggctgcgctgtCTCGGTGATTCCGACCTGGTCGCCAGCCAgacttccggcacctgcgacgccaccgacgccaacatgatTGCATACAAGCGCGCGGTCGATCGAGCCGGCGCTAGCTTCGCCGGCCACGTCATCGAAtgggtcgacaggcgcaagaaTGAGGAAGCTGATGCGCTAGCCAGActcgggtccaagcgactccaaCCTCCTCCAGGTGTCGTCCTGGatatcctcagccacccctcggtgcgcgcacctCGCGAGCTGGACATTGCTGAACCTCCCGCTCCCGACTCCACCCTAGTCGCACTCGCCTCCGACAGCGTCGACTGGACGGAGCCATACCTGAGCTACCTCGAACGCCAGATACTGCCAATGGACGAAGCCAAAGCACGAGCTATCCTACGCAGGTGCAAGTCTTTCACCATTATCAATAAAGAGCTATACAAGCGCAgcgtctcgggagtgttccagCGATGCGTCGCCACCGACGAAGGGCGCAAAATCCTGtgcgacatccacgcaggggactgcggccaccacgcaggcgcgcgttCCATAGTCGCCAAAGCTTTCCGTCACGGCTTCTATTGGCCGACAGCCCATGAAGATGCAATCGCGCTCGTCCGCTCGTGCGCCGGATGCCAAAAGTatgcaagccagtcgcacatgccggGATCAGCACTGAAGACCATCCCCTTACCTGGCCATTCGCCGTCTGGGGTCTGGACATGGTAG